GTTTTGGACCCTGCTGCAGGAACGCTTACCTTTTTAGCGGAGGCGGCAAAAATAGCAATAGGGGAGTTTGTCTCCAAATATGGCGAGGGAGGAAAAGAAAAATTCATTAGAGAACATATCCTCAAAAACTTCTTTGCCTTTGAACTGATGATGGCTCCCTATGCAGTGGGGCATCTAAAAATGTCGTTTCTTTTGGAAGAATTGGGCTATAAACTCCATAGCGATGACCGGTTCAAACTCTATCTTACCAATACCTTGGAAATGGCTGAACTTGATCAAACCGCACTTCCCGGGATGTCCTCACTCTCCGAAGAATCCCATTTGGCAGGGATGGTAAAGAAACAACAGCCTATCTTGGTAGTCCTTGGCAATCCTCCTTATTCCGGTCATTCTTCCAATGTGGGAGAGTGGATATCTAAAGAAATCAAAGCCTACTATAAAGTTGACGGTAAACCCCTTGGAGAGAAAAATCCTAAATGGCTCCAGGATGACTATGTAAAGTTCATCCGTTTCGCCCAATGGAAGATTGACCAGGCAGGAGAAGGGGTCTTAGGGTTTATAACCAATCACAGCTATCTTGATAATCCCACCTTCCGGGGCATGCGGCAGTCTTTGATGAATAGTTTCAATGAGATTTATATTCTGGACTTACACGGCAACAGCCTGAAGAAAGAGAGATGCCCTGACGGCTCAAAAGATGAGAATGTCTTTGACATCCAGCAGGGAGTAGCTATTGGACTGTTCATAAAGCAGAAGAGTAAGAAGAAAGACTGTACGGTCTATCATTCAGAGCTTTGGGGGCTGAGAGAAAAGAAGTATGATTGGCTGACAGAGAACAACGTCAAAACAACCGAATGGCGGGATTTACTGCCAAAGTCAGAGTTTTATCTTTTTGTTCCGAGAGACGAGAAGCTTTTAGAAGGTTATGAGAAATACCCTAAAATAACTGACCTATTTTCTGTAAATAGCGTAGGCATAGTGACATCAAGAGATAATTTTGTAATTGACTTCGATAAGGAACCTCTGAAAATACGCATCAGGATGTTTCGGGATGGAAAAATGCCCGATGAACTTGTCCGCCAAACATTTAATTTAAAGGATAAATCGAACTGGGAATTGAAGGCTGCACGGGAAAAAATAAGAAAAGATGAAAACTGGGAAGAGTCAATTACACAAATCTTATACCGGCCATTTGATAGGAGGTGGATCTTTTACCATGATGAGGTAATTGAGCGCTCTCGAAAAGAAGTCATGCGCCACATGATGAAAGAAAATTTGGGATTATGCGTTGGTCGGGCTGGACAAGTTGTAGGTTTAGAGCAACCTTGGAATATTATTTTCTGCTCCAATTGTATTGAAGATTTTAATTTATTCTATAGGGGCGGAAACGCCAATTTTCCTCTCTACCGCTACCAGAAAAAAAACAACCCTGGAAAACGATCCACAGGTGGCCTAATGATGCTCTTTGAACCACAAGCAGATTATGAGGTAAAAAAAGCGAACATATCTCCCACTCTTATAGAACAATTAACCGGCAATTTTAAGAAAGCACCTTCCCCTGAGCACATTTTCTTTTACATCTATGCGGTGCTCTACTCGAATATCTATCGGACAAAATATGCCGAGTTTTTAAAGACAGATTTTCCGAGGATTCCTTTTGCAAAAGATCATAAGCTGTTTATCAAAATGGGAGAGCAAGGGAAGAAGCTGGTGGATTTGCACCTGCTCAAGTCCCCAGAACTTGATTTACCTGTCGCTAAACTTCAAGGCGAAGGAGATCACAGAGTTGAAAAAGCGAGGTATGAAAACGAATGTGTTTATATAAACAATGACCAATACTTTGAAGGTGTTAAATCAGCGATATGGGAATACCGGATCGGAGGGTATCAGGTTTGCGAGAAATGGCTTAAGGATAGGAAAGGAAGAGCATTGTCTCTTGATGACATAAAAACCTACTGCAAAATTGTTACCGCCCTGAAAAAGACAAAAGAAATTCAGAAAGCGATTGACGATATTTACCCGGAAGTGGAAAAGGAGGCTATAAAAAAAATATGAATCCATCCACGAAAGACAGTTTTGATGTTTTATTTAATCCCGACTCAGTAGCGATAGTTGGAGCATCGGAAGACCCTTCAAAGATGGGCCATCAGTGTGTTGACAGCCTTAAGGACAGAGGATTTAAAGGAAAAGTATACCCTGTTAACCCCAATATCAGAGAGGTTTTGGGCATAAAGACATATCCTACCCTTGTTTCCATTCCGGAAAAGAAGATCGACCTTGTCATTATAGTAGTACCAGCCCGTTTAGTATTTGGTGTTCTGGACGAGTGCAGGGATAAGGGGGTTAAAGGTGCAGTAATTATCACTGCAGGGTTCAAAGAACTGGGGCATCAGGATGGACGCAACCTCCAGAAGGATATGGCAGAAATGGCTAACAGAGCCGGAATAAAAATCATCGGACCAAATACATTTGGAATGGTGAACACCCATGCAGGGCTTAATGCCTCCTTCTCTCCATATCTGTCCCAATTAAAGAAGGGCAGTATTGCGGTTATAAGTCAAAGTGGTGGGATCGCCCATGTGATTGTAAATCAGGGGGTAGCCGAAAATATAGGGTTCAGTAAGGTTGTTGGTCTGGGGAACAGGTGTAATGTAGAATATGCGGATTTATTGGAGTACCTGGTTGATGATAAAGATACAGATGTCATTCTCCTGTATATCGAGGGTATAGATAATCCCCGCAGATTTATATCGGCAGCCAAAGAAGCAGCACTTAAAAAACCCATAGTGGCGTGCAAGGTGGGAAAATCGCCTGCCGCTTACAAACCGGCATATTCTCATACAGGGTCTATAGCAGGCAAATATGAACTGTATGATGCTGCTTTTAAGCAATCAAAGATTGTGTCTGCCACCGACTGCGAGGAATTGCTTGACATAGCCAAGATACTGTCTATCTCTTCACCTCCAGGGGGGGACAGGGTAGCTGTTCTCTCCTTTCAGGCAGGGCCAGGGATTATGATAACAGATGTATGTGCAACCAAAGGCCTGAAACTGCCAAATTTTTCAGACAAAACAAAAAAGATACTGGAAGAGACCTTACCCCCTATGACAATAAGAACCAACCCTGTTGATCTGGGGTTTGCAAAGGGCTGGAAAGTTCTGGATAAAGTGATAAGGGCTGTTTTAGAAGACAGCAACATCGATGCCCTGATCTTCTTTATGCTGCCGCATCCTGTTGTCCCCTTCAGGGAATTGTTCAAGGGCATGGTGGAGTTAAAGAAGGAATATGGAAAGCCTGTTGTGATGTGTATAAATTCACATCAAATGGATAACCAGAATGTGATAGATGTGTTTGAAAAAAATTCGGTTCCTGTTTACACTACACCTGAAAGGGCTGCAAAGGCCCTTTCAGGCCTGGTCAGGTATGGTCAGGTTATTGGAGATTATAAATCCTTCTTCTTGAAGTAGTTGAGATATCCCATTGCACACATGGGGATATGGTGTTCCATTACCCATTGGCAGAGGAGTTCATTCCCTTTATCCGAACCCAGTACTTCCCTCGTATCTGCCCTGAACTTCTCTGTAATCCCTTCCGGAGACAACCCCTTGCTCATCATTCCTGAAACACTGTCTTTCCATTTCATAAGCCAGTCAATACTCATATTCAGGGTCTGATGTACCTTTTCTGTAATCCCGAAATGAGAAAACAGCAGTAGCTTCAAATCAAGGTCTAAAAAACCTTTGATCGTTTCCGCGTTTACATCCGGATCGAATTCAGGAGGAGGGGTTGTGGGTATCAGTCCCCCTGAATCGGAAAGGTATACCCCCACTGCATCTCCTGTAAAAAGGCCGTTCTCTTTCTCCATGTAGATACAGATATGGTGATTTGAATGTCCGGGGGAATCGATCATTCGGAGCCTCTGACCTTTACCCAGATCGATTATTTCACCACCATTTACGGGTATTATCCTGTCCTGTTCCACAGGCAGAACCTCTCCATACCATTCGTCTATCAATTCTCCGAAAACCCTCTTTGAACTGTTTACCAGCTTTGAAGGGTCTATCATATGCCTTGCACCTTTTTCGTGAACCACTACCCTAGCATTAGGCATCTTCCTGAGTAATGCTCCGGCTCCTCCTCCATGATCCAAGTGGATATGAGTAACAACGAGATATGATACATCACCAGGATCAAATCCAGATCTTTTAATTCCTTCAATGATAAAAGGGGTTGATTTAGTTGGGCCGGTCTCTATCAAAGCCAATTTTTCACCTGCTATCAAATAGACTGAGGTGAAATTAGATATACCGAATACCCTGGCATCTATCAGGTATATATTCTCAGCTACCTTCTTTCCGTTGGTCATGGAACCTTCTCCTTTTATTAAAAAAGCACGTTTGTAACACTAAACGAGTTTTGACAAAAAGTAAAGTAAAACCTCTTTTAATCTTGAAACTCCAGGGGCATAGTGTTAATAATCTGGGAATCATATTCAAAAAATATGATAAAATCATAAGGATTCAAAGGGGCAAGCCCCTGACAGTAAGATTCAGGGGCAAAGATTCGGTTTAAAGGTTTCATGGATAAAGGTACTTACAATCTTATAATTAACCTGCCATCAGATAAGTTCTTACAGATAGGGAAACTTGGCAGGTTTTTGTTTGAAAAAGGTTACTACGTCT
The sequence above is a segment of the Thermodesulfobacteriota bacterium genome. Coding sequences within it:
- a CDS encoding type ISP restriction/modification enzyme; translation: MLKSYLKGIYNNLNQGDATEESYYSALKELLEGYADLFGKKKIHITTLPKRTEVGNPDFRIWDGKQHIVGYIEAKAPTVEHLDQIETTDQLKRYLRTFPNLILTNFFEFRLYRNGALIANVSIARPFGMYKLKSIPPVEKETDFVKLLEQFFSFSLPKVYDAKTLSVELAKRTRFLKDEVVAEELKKEENQKKGFISSFYEAFRQYLISGLAKEEFADLYSQTITYGLFAARTRSEDGFNRKLAYDNIPRTIGILRDVFQFISLGDLPRQMEWIIDDISEVLAVTDVKNILHQYFHEGKGKDPVVHFYETFLAEYDPETREKRGVYYTPEPVVSYIAHSLQYILKEHFKRTYGLAGESVTVLDPAAGTLTFLAEAAKIAIGEFVSKYGEGGKEKFIREHILKNFFAFELMMAPYAVGHLKMSFLLEELGYKLHSDDRFKLYLTNTLEMAELDQTALPGMSSLSEESHLAGMVKKQQPILVVLGNPPYSGHSSNVGEWISKEIKAYYKVDGKPLGEKNPKWLQDDYVKFIRFAQWKIDQAGEGVLGFITNHSYLDNPTFRGMRQSLMNSFNEIYILDLHGNSLKKERCPDGSKDENVFDIQQGVAIGLFIKQKSKKKDCTVYHSELWGLREKKYDWLTENNVKTTEWRDLLPKSEFYLFVPRDEKLLEGYEKYPKITDLFSVNSVGIVTSRDNFVIDFDKEPLKIRIRMFRDGKMPDELVRQTFNLKDKSNWELKAAREKIRKDENWEESITQILYRPFDRRWIFYHDEVIERSRKEVMRHMMKENLGLCVGRAGQVVGLEQPWNIIFCSNCIEDFNLFYRGGNANFPLYRYQKKNNPGKRSTGGLMMLFEPQADYEVKKANISPTLIEQLTGNFKKAPSPEHIFFYIYAVLYSNIYRTKYAEFLKTDFPRIPFAKDHKLFIKMGEQGKKLVDLHLLKSPELDLPVAKLQGEGDHRVEKARYENECVYINNDQYFEGVKSAIWEYRIGGYQVCEKWLKDRKGRALSLDDIKTYCKIVTALKKTKEIQKAIDDIYPEVEKEAIKKI
- a CDS encoding MBL fold metallo-hydrolase, which translates into the protein MTNGKKVAENIYLIDARVFGISNFTSVYLIAGEKLALIETGPTKSTPFIIEGIKRSGFDPGDVSYLVVTHIHLDHGGGAGALLRKMPNARVVVHEKGARHMIDPSKLVNSSKRVFGELIDEWYGEVLPVEQDRIIPVNGGEIIDLGKGQRLRMIDSPGHSNHHICIYMEKENGLFTGDAVGVYLSDSGGLIPTTPPPEFDPDVNAETIKGFLDLDLKLLLFSHFGITEKVHQTLNMSIDWLMKWKDSVSGMMSKGLSPEGITEKFRADTREVLGSDKGNELLCQWVMEHHIPMCAMGYLNYFKKKDL
- a CDS encoding CoA-binding protein; translation: MNPSTKDSFDVLFNPDSVAIVGASEDPSKMGHQCVDSLKDRGFKGKVYPVNPNIREVLGIKTYPTLVSIPEKKIDLVIIVVPARLVFGVLDECRDKGVKGAVIITAGFKELGHQDGRNLQKDMAEMANRAGIKIIGPNTFGMVNTHAGLNASFSPYLSQLKKGSIAVISQSGGIAHVIVNQGVAENIGFSKVVGLGNRCNVEYADLLEYLVDDKDTDVILLYIEGIDNPRRFISAAKEAALKKPIVACKVGKSPAAYKPAYSHTGSIAGKYELYDAAFKQSKIVSATDCEELLDIAKILSISSPPGGDRVAVLSFQAGPGIMITDVCATKGLKLPNFSDKTKKILEETLPPMTIRTNPVDLGFAKGWKVLDKVIRAVLEDSNIDALIFFMLPHPVVPFRELFKGMVELKKEYGKPVVMCINSHQMDNQNVIDVFEKNSVPVYTTPERAAKALSGLVRYGQVIGDYKSFFLK